From the genome of Uranotaenia lowii strain MFRU-FL chromosome 1, ASM2978415v1, whole genome shotgun sequence, one region includes:
- the LOC129737720 gene encoding uncharacterized protein LOC129737720, producing the protein MIDSSSGKKNNRFSSKRFLAAINGGSAVAGVPQAIPGIAPVNALFSKPKSRFLYLFLSAVVVLMLDQKFLTSFLAAIRLPAKLFPASKSIREPMGERKSSIFSSITAALVPVACILGNSFSSEKNDEGPMGRRNSPAELRNAKNSHRKLKRIGNFFQSVPKLNLQQRKAMLAVGSEN; encoded by the exons atgATAGAT TCCAGCAGTGGTAAAAAGAACAACCGGTTTTCCTCAAAACGGTTCCTGGCGGCGATCAATGGTGGAAGTGCTGTTGCTGGAGTCCCGCAAGCAATTCCTGGAATCGCACCGGTCAATGCGCTTTTCAGCAAACCAAAAAGCCGTTTCCTGTACTTGTTCCTGTCTGCGGTCGTAGTGCTGATGCTCGACCAGAAGTTCCTGACATCTTTCTTAGCCGCTATTCGGCTGCCGGCAAAACTGTTTCCGGCATCGAAATCGATAAGAGAACCGATGGGGGAACGCAAGTCTTCCATATTTTCCTCAATAACAGCGGCTTTAGTGCCTGTGGCGTGCATCCTGGGAAATTCATTTTCATCGGAAAAAAACGACGAAGGCCCGATGGGAAGACGAAACTCACCGGCCGAGCTGCGAAATGCTAAGAATTCCCATAGGAAACTCAAAAGAATTG GGAATTTTTTCCAAAGTGTTCCAAAGCTGAATCTACAACAGCGGAAGGCTATGCTTGCTGTTGGTTCGGAAAATTAG